From a single Crocosphaera sp. UHCC 0190 genomic region:
- a CDS encoding alanine/ornithine racemase family PLP-dependent enzyme, translating to MKSFMPRIEIALSQIQDNARILSKLYGQKGISLMGVSKAVLGEPSIVKAMIQGGVKFIADSRIENIQKMKNAGILTKFVLLRTPLSRAESIVKTVDISLNTEIETLKELSYYARAYNKYHQVILMVELGDLREGILPGDLSQFMRETLSLSHIKIVGIGCNLACYGGVKPDNANMNKLSELVEMIEKEFQISLDIISGGNSANYDWYKSTQDVGKINNLRLGESIFLGCETVNRKAIPGLHTHAFQLIAEVIESKIKPSLPFGDICQDAFGNIPSFADRGIRQRAIIALGRQDILVSGLQSHNKLEILGSSSDHLILDSKNQNLQVGDEVNFNMDYGSLLAAMTSPFIKKQFIHSNSPVAV from the coding sequence ATGAAATCGTTCATGCCAAGGATAGAAATTGCCCTATCCCAAATACAGGATAATGCTCGAATATTATCAAAACTTTATGGGCAAAAAGGGATTTCTTTAATGGGAGTTTCTAAAGCAGTATTAGGAGAGCCTTCTATTGTTAAGGCAATGATTCAAGGGGGAGTGAAATTTATTGCAGATTCTCGTATTGAAAACATTCAAAAAATGAAAAATGCGGGGATATTAACTAAGTTTGTTCTGCTACGTACTCCTTTAAGTCGGGCTGAATCTATTGTTAAAACTGTAGATATTAGCCTCAATACTGAGATAGAAACTCTTAAGGAACTTTCCTATTATGCAAGGGCATATAATAAATATCATCAGGTAATTTTGATGGTGGAATTGGGTGATTTGCGTGAAGGAATACTTCCTGGAGATCTTTCTCAATTTATGAGGGAAACCCTTTCTTTATCCCATATAAAAATTGTTGGTATTGGCTGCAATTTAGCTTGTTATGGTGGAGTCAAACCAGATAATGCCAATATGAATAAACTATCTGAATTGGTTGAGATGATTGAAAAAGAGTTTCAGATTAGTTTAGACATAATTTCTGGTGGAAATTCGGCAAATTATGACTGGTATAAATCGACTCAAGATGTGGGTAAGATTAATAATCTTCGTTTGGGTGAATCAATTTTTTTGGGTTGCGAAACTGTTAATAGAAAAGCCATTCCCGGTTTACATACCCATGCTTTCCAACTCATTGCCGAAGTTATTGAGTCCAAGATCAAGCCATCTCTACCATTTGGAGATATCTGTCAAGATGCTTTTGGAAATATTCCTAGTTTCGCAGATCGAGGAATTCGCCAAAGAGCGATTATTGCTTTGGGAAGGCAGGATATTCTAGTATCTGGTTTGCAATCTCATAATAAACTAGAAATATTAGGCTCTAGTAGCGATCATCTTATTCTCGACAGCAAAAACCAAAATTTACAAGTAGGAGATGAAGTGAATTTTAACATGGATTACGGTAGCCTTCTCGCAGCGATGACTTCTCCTTTTATTAAAAAGCAATTCATACATTCTAATAGTCCCGTGGCCGTTTAA
- a CDS encoding DUF1611 domain-containing protein — MTIFKKTALVYCENQFGLVDGKTAAGLIRHSEIYTIVGVIDSSLAGKDAGKELGGKKNGIPIFANLDEALAKLSEMPNCYIYGKAPLEACLSPEERFLILEAMEKGMDIINGLHEFFSEDQEFVNMADKHNIEIKDIRKPPKLEDLHVFTGQISKVNIPVIAILGTDCACGKMTTAIELNKALNNLGIKSILVATGQTSLMQGARYGVSIDALISQFVIGEIENSVIQAFEKESPDIILVEGQSAVSHPAFMSSLGILKGSMPDGIILQHPPGREFRCDFPHLIMPTVESEIQLIEAISQSSVMAITLSHENLANEEILTIIEDYEKQFKLPTTDVLSHGCQKLVQTLAHHFPKLSQKIKQENVEKLPVLAKR, encoded by the coding sequence ATGACAATTTTCAAAAAAACAGCTTTAGTTTACTGTGAAAATCAATTTGGTTTAGTAGACGGAAAAACTGCCGCAGGCTTGATTCGTCACTCTGAAATTTATACAATTGTTGGGGTGATCGATAGTTCCTTAGCTGGCAAAGATGCAGGGAAAGAATTAGGAGGAAAAAAGAATGGTATTCCTATTTTTGCCAATTTAGATGAGGCTTTGGCTAAACTTTCAGAGATGCCAAACTGTTATATTTATGGAAAGGCTCCCTTAGAAGCTTGTCTATCCCCAGAAGAGAGGTTTCTCATCTTAGAAGCTATGGAAAAAGGCATGGATATCATTAATGGTCTTCATGAGTTTTTCTCCGAAGATCAAGAGTTTGTCAATATGGCTGACAAGCATAATATCGAAATTAAAGACATTAGAAAACCGCCCAAATTAGAAGATTTGCACGTCTTTACGGGTCAAATATCTAAGGTAAATATTCCTGTCATCGCCATACTTGGTACCGATTGTGCTTGCGGAAAAATGACCACCGCGATAGAACTTAATAAGGCTTTAAATAATCTTGGCATAAAGTCAATTCTAGTAGCAACAGGTCAAACTAGCTTGATGCAAGGAGCAAGATATGGTGTTTCTATCGATGCGCTTATTTCCCAGTTTGTGATTGGTGAAATCGAAAACTCTGTTATTCAAGCGTTTGAGAAAGAAAGTCCTGACATCATTTTAGTTGAGGGACAAAGTGCTGTTAGTCATCCCGCTTTTATGAGTTCTCTGGGTATCTTAAAAGGAAGTATGCCTGATGGAATTATTCTTCAGCACCCACCTGGGAGAGAATTTCGGTGTGATTTTCCGCATTTAATCATGCCTACTGTTGAGAGTGAAATTCAACTGATTGAAGCGATTTCTCAATCTAGTGTAATGGCGATTACCTTAAGCCATGAAAACCTCGCAAACGAAGAAATTTTGACCATCATAGAAGATTATGAAAAGCAGTTTAAGTTACCAACAACCGATGTGTTGAGTCATGGATGTCAAAAACTTGTTCAAACTTTAGCCCATCATTTTCCGAAACTTAGTCAAAAAATCAAGCAGGAAAATGTAGAAAAACTTCCTGTCTTGGCCAAGAGGTAG
- a CDS encoding DUF1517 domain-containing protein, whose protein sequence is MSSWRDRINKFTGKTRFVVCRIFLHLAGDEIAPVLGVLNHAAREAIDAEGDLQVLGEGLVEICQNLLQMSLYWQSAANEGDVFWEEGEAGDYVTELFTDSAQRYLSAVITEDEEDNTPLSFPVTRNLVVMITVAVTGEVPELETNLADRNALEDGLKALINLHYQNRLQGIQVHYSPAQFGDELTNDQLLLNFSELIPL, encoded by the coding sequence ATGAGTTCTTGGCGCGATCGCATTAACAAATTCACCGGAAAAACTCGTTTTGTGGTCTGTCGTATTTTCCTACACCTTGCAGGAGATGAGATTGCTCCCGTCTTAGGAGTCTTAAACCATGCAGCGCGAGAAGCTATCGATGCAGAAGGAGATTTGCAGGTACTCGGAGAGGGTTTAGTTGAAATTTGTCAAAATCTTCTACAAATGAGCCTTTACTGGCAATCTGCCGCCAATGAGGGGGATGTTTTTTGGGAGGAGGGAGAAGCAGGAGACTATGTTACTGAACTGTTTACCGACTCGGCCCAACGTTACCTCAGTGCAGTTATTACTGAAGATGAGGAGGACAACACCCCTTTATCTTTCCCTGTTACCCGTAATTTAGTGGTGATGATCACCGTTGCTGTAACCGGAGAAGTACCAGAATTAGAAACAAACTTGGCCGATAGAAACGCCTTAGAAGACGGTTTAAAAGCCTTAATTAACCTGCATTATCAAAACCGTTTACAAGGGATTCAAGTTCATTATTCCCCGGCGCAATTTGGGGATGAACTAACCAACGATCAATTATTACTCAATTTTTCAGAACTGATTCCTTTATAA
- the msrP gene encoding protein-methionine-sulfoxide reductase catalytic subunit MsrP, with product MTLIRVPPSWKISENQSTPETVYYNRRRFLKSLIGTGIAASLIPLSGCQKSSSQTALENSLQLPKLSKIQPSPVFNQVDRPITKEILAGQYNNFYEFGGTKNIWLKAQKLPIENWKVEVMGLVKNPQTYDLDDLKRKFPLEERIYRFRCVEAWSMVLPWVGFPMKALMQAVEPTSQAKFVRFTSFYDPEITTGPGFHLGTLPWPYQEGLRIEEMANELAFFALGIYGHDLPKQHGAPLRMVIPWKYGFKGAKSLVKIEFMAEKPATYWNTIDPNEYDFEANVNPDKPHPRWSQATEKFISQGPGLSWDIKETLPYNGYGDYVANLYG from the coding sequence ATGACTTTAATTCGTGTTCCTCCGTCTTGGAAAATTAGTGAAAACCAAAGCACTCCTGAGACGGTTTATTATAACCGTCGTCGCTTTCTAAAAAGTTTAATTGGGACAGGAATTGCAGCCAGTTTAATTCCCTTAAGTGGTTGTCAAAAATCCTCCTCTCAAACAGCTTTAGAAAATAGTCTCCAACTTCCCAAACTTTCAAAGATTCAACCCTCTCCCGTTTTTAATCAAGTTGATCGTCCCATCACTAAAGAGATTTTAGCTGGACAATATAACAATTTTTATGAGTTTGGTGGCACGAAAAATATTTGGCTGAAAGCTCAAAAATTACCCATAGAGAATTGGAAAGTTGAAGTGATGGGATTAGTCAAAAATCCTCAAACCTATGATTTAGACGATCTTAAACGGAAATTTCCCCTAGAAGAAAGAATTTATCGCTTTCGTTGTGTCGAAGCTTGGTCAATGGTATTACCTTGGGTTGGGTTCCCCATGAAGGCCCTAATGCAAGCGGTTGAACCTACCAGTCAAGCCAAATTTGTCAGATTTACGTCTTTTTATGATCCAGAAATTACCACTGGCCCTGGTTTTCATCTGGGAACTTTACCTTGGCCCTATCAAGAAGGGTTACGCATTGAAGAAATGGCTAATGAGTTAGCTTTTTTTGCTCTAGGAATCTATGGCCATGATTTACCGAAACAACATGGCGCACCGTTACGGATGGTAATTCCTTGGAAATATGGGTTTAAAGGGGCCAAATCCCTGGTTAAAATTGAATTTATGGCGGAAAAACCAGCAACTTATTGGAATACCATTGATCCGAATGAGTATGATTTTGAGGCCAATGTTAACCCGGATAAACCTCACCCCCGTTGGTCACAAGCGACTGAAAAGTTTATTAGTCAAGGGCCAGGCCTCTCTTGGGACATTAAGGAAACCCTACCTTACAATGGCTACGGAGACTATGTTGCGAATTTGTACGGTTAG
- a CDS encoding DICT sensory domain-containing protein has translation MSRSKSVLTQLLQLLPHWRPQMYFKASLTALSHAMEDQVLAGSDEPLVIASFQRERFYRQEAQRYRRIAQKSEQVYVLAAPETNFKNCSDVYETIAFEPTDSLTQEWHLIVIGLNYASCLICQERTAAAKEETSSAMDNSRRFEGIWTFDRQVSQQAANIVLERIQDYRPELKSKIQQARQIYLPSEVLAQNVQQLQSEEADNRNWDTSNNNPDPFVQRLVTYLQAGQYKLIKANHSLAIKEHKERLINSVTTAIRRSLNPDEILQVAVQKLGEGLEVCRCLVYRCQETDATAIIQHEFINAGISSIQGQTWPLKNNPLFKEVVALRDALTIDNAISDPRITKLLEQQNQPEDVLQTLVKSCSILSWMLVPILYQGRLMGMLELHHCGPDPMLWKEEDVALVNAIATQIGVALIQAEAYANLQDLNEQLEALDRTRSNLVAITGHELRTPLSTIQVCLESLATEPDMSPELRQVMLSAALQDAERMRKLVQDFLTLSQLESGRVQWNVEPLNLQECVELSLSNVRARHKDNPLPQIENLVTDELPLIQADGEWLVEVLAKLLDNACKFTSQEGKVTIQVSRNSPEHLEVTVADTGRGIEPKRLETVFDRFYQEEGALRRSAGGTGLGLAISRQIVHGWGGQIWAESLGKDHGSQFHFTVPIYLDQIPRQKERQKPSSPSLSPKKSRPKRSN, from the coding sequence ATGAGTAGATCAAAATCGGTTTTAACACAACTGTTGCAACTGCTTCCCCATTGGCGGCCGCAAATGTACTTTAAGGCTTCTTTGACAGCATTGTCCCATGCCATGGAAGATCAGGTACTCGCCGGCTCTGATGAGCCATTAGTGATTGCCAGTTTTCAACGGGAACGGTTTTATCGTCAAGAAGCCCAGCGATATCGACGAATTGCCCAAAAAAGCGAGCAAGTTTATGTTTTAGCGGCACCAGAAACCAACTTTAAAAATTGTTCTGATGTCTATGAAACCATCGCCTTTGAGCCAACCGATAGCCTAACTCAAGAATGGCATTTAATCGTCATCGGCCTCAATTATGCTAGCTGTTTAATTTGTCAAGAGCGAACCGCGGCCGCTAAAGAAGAAACCAGTTCAGCAATGGATAATAGTCGCCGTTTTGAAGGAATTTGGACTTTTGATCGCCAGGTAAGCCAACAGGCCGCTAATATTGTACTAGAACGGATTCAAGACTATCGTCCTGAACTTAAGTCAAAAATTCAACAAGCGCGTCAAATCTATCTCCCCTCAGAAGTCTTGGCCCAAAACGTGCAGCAACTTCAGTCTGAAGAGGCAGATAACCGTAATTGGGATACCTCTAATAACAATCCTGATCCCTTTGTACAACGTTTAGTTACCTATCTTCAGGCGGGTCAATATAAACTGATCAAAGCTAACCATTCTCTTGCTATCAAAGAACATAAAGAACGGTTAATTAATTCGGTGACAACGGCCATCCGACGTTCCCTTAATCCTGATGAAATTTTACAAGTTGCGGTGCAGAAATTGGGGGAAGGATTAGAGGTATGTCGTTGTTTGGTCTATCGTTGTCAAGAAACCGATGCAACCGCTATCATTCAACACGAATTTATTAATGCGGGTATTTCCTCAATTCAGGGACAAACTTGGCCATTAAAAAATAATCCTCTGTTTAAGGAAGTAGTCGCTTTACGGGATGCTTTAACCATTGATAATGCTATTAGCGATCCGCGAATTACTAAACTATTAGAGCAACAAAATCAACCCGAAGACGTTTTACAAACCCTCGTCAAAAGTTGTTCAATTTTGTCTTGGATGTTGGTTCCTATTCTCTATCAAGGTAGATTGATGGGAATGTTGGAATTACACCATTGTGGTCCAGATCCCATGCTCTGGAAAGAAGAAGATGTGGCCTTAGTTAATGCGATCGCCACCCAAATTGGAGTCGCTCTGATTCAAGCAGAAGCTTACGCTAATCTTCAAGATCTTAACGAACAATTAGAAGCACTTGATCGCACTCGCTCGAATTTAGTGGCGATTACAGGTCATGAATTACGCACTCCTTTGTCTACTATTCAAGTCTGTTTAGAAAGTTTGGCTACCGAACCGGATATGTCCCCTGAGTTACGTCAAGTGATGCTGAGTGCCGCCCTACAAGATGCGGAACGAATGCGAAAATTGGTCCAAGATTTCTTGACCCTTTCTCAATTAGAAAGTGGACGGGTGCAATGGAATGTGGAACCCTTAAATCTTCAAGAATGTGTGGAATTATCTTTAAGCAATGTTCGGGCCCGTCATAAAGACAACCCCTTGCCCCAAATTGAAAACCTCGTTACAGATGAATTGCCTCTCATTCAAGCAGATGGAGAATGGTTAGTAGAAGTGTTGGCCAAATTATTAGACAATGCTTGTAAATTTACCAGTCAAGAGGGCAAAGTGACTATTCAAGTTAGTCGCAATAGTCCTGAACATTTAGAAGTCACCGTGGCTGATACAGGCAGAGGGATTGAACCAAAACGCTTGGAAACGGTCTTTGATCGCTTTTATCAAGAAGAAGGGGCCTTACGTCGCAGTGCGGGGGGAACGGGTCTAGGGTTAGCGATTTCTCGTCAAATTGTTCATGGTTGGGGCGGACAAATTTGGGCAGAATCTTTAGGGAAAGATCATGGAAGTCAGTTTCATTTTACAGTGCCAATTTATCTTGATCAAATTCCTCGTCAAAAAGAGAGACAAAAGCCATCTTCTCCCTCTTTATCCCCAAAAAAAAGTCGCCCAAAACGGTCAAATTAA
- the hisD gene encoding histidinol dehydrogenase, which yields MVRILKLAQMTSRDLATLKRRAELDIDQVLPIAQEVITAIAKSGDEGVVHYARKFDYEGATAQNIKVTAAEFAQAQHLIEPDVKLAVEQAFRNIKEVHQRQMPEEMNLAEIDTGIFAGEKITPIPRVGLYVPRGKGAFPSMMLMLTIPAMVAGVEKIVVCTPSDKQGNVEPVSLVVAQMAGVTEVYKLGGVQALAAMALGTQTVPKVDKLTGPCSIYGAAAKRILFGTVDVGLPAGPSESIILADETTNPQLAALDLLIEAEHGPDSAALLVTHSETVAQKASQYASDYLQKLPQWRREFCEAGLGAYGGIILTSSLQESLDFINEYAPEHLEILVEDPLRLVGKVKNAGEILLGKYTPSSAATYAIGVNAVLPTGGFARSYSAVSVYDFLKRSTVAYLTSEGFDRVKQTTQILANYEEFPAHGMAIEEREQLL from the coding sequence GTGGTCAGAATTCTCAAACTTGCTCAAATGACATCAAGGGATCTCGCCACCTTAAAGCGACGGGCCGAATTGGATATCGATCAAGTCCTTCCCATTGCTCAAGAAGTGATTACGGCGATCGCTAAAAGCGGTGATGAAGGGGTGGTTCACTATGCCCGTAAATTTGATTATGAGGGAGCAACGGCCCAGAATATCAAAGTCACTGCGGCAGAATTTGCTCAAGCGCAACACCTCATTGAACCTGATGTTAAATTAGCAGTAGAACAGGCTTTCCGTAACATTAAAGAAGTCCATCAACGGCAAATGCCAGAAGAAATGAACCTGGCGGAAATTGATACAGGGATTTTTGCTGGCGAAAAAATCACCCCTATTCCTCGTGTGGGGTTATATGTTCCCAGAGGAAAAGGGGCCTTTCCTTCCATGATGTTAATGTTAACCATTCCTGCGATGGTGGCCGGGGTGGAAAAAATTGTGGTTTGTACCCCATCGGATAAACAAGGAAACGTCGAACCTGTTTCTCTAGTGGTGGCCCAAATGGCCGGGGTGACGGAGGTTTATAAATTAGGGGGTGTTCAAGCTTTGGCGGCCATGGCTTTAGGAACGCAAACTGTACCAAAAGTAGATAAATTAACGGGCCCTTGTAGTATTTATGGGGCAGCGGCCAAGCGTATTTTATTTGGGACGGTGGATGTGGGTTTACCTGCGGGTCCCAGTGAGTCAATCATCTTAGCAGATGAAACCACCAACCCCCAGTTAGCGGCCCTAGATTTATTGATTGAAGCTGAACATGGGCCAGACTCTGCGGCTTTATTAGTTACCCATAGTGAAACCGTGGCGCAAAAAGCTAGTCAATATGCCTCGGATTATTTACAAAAACTTCCTCAATGGCGACGGGAATTTTGTGAGGCAGGGTTAGGAGCTTATGGGGGAATTATTCTTACGTCCAGTTTACAGGAATCCCTGGATTTTATTAATGAATATGCCCCTGAACATTTAGAAATTTTGGTGGAAGATCCCTTACGATTAGTGGGTAAGGTGAAAAATGCCGGGGAAATTTTACTCGGAAAATATACCCCTTCTTCAGCAGCGACTTATGCGATCGGCGTTAATGCTGTTTTACCGACGGGAGGGTTTGCTCGTTCCTATTCCGCAGTTTCTGTTTATGATTTTCTCAAACGTTCTACTGTCGCTTATTTAACATCAGAAGGGTTTGATCGTGTTAAACAAACGACCCAAATCTTAGCCAATTATGAAGAGTTTCCCGCTCATGGCATGGCCATAGAAGAACGAGAACAGTTATTGTAA
- the ispG gene encoding (E)-4-hydroxy-3-methylbut-2-enyl-diphosphate synthase produces the protein MQTLETPKTTPEFDTTIHRRQTRPVKVADVTIGGGHPVVVQSMINEDTLDIDGSVAAIRRLHEIGCEIVRVTVPSMAHAKALAEIKAKLAQVYQPVPLVADVHHNGLKIALEVAKHVDKVRINPGLYVFEKPSPTRSEYTQAEFKEIGDKIRETLEPLVISLRDQGKAMRIGVNHGSLAERMLFTYGDTPEGMVESALEFIRICESLNFYNIVISMKASRVPVMLAAYRLMVKRMDELGMDYPLHLGVTEAGDGEYGRIKSTAGIGTLLAEGIGDTIRVSLTEAPEKEIPVCYSILQALGLRKTMVEYVACPSCGRTLFNLEEVLHKVREATKHLTGLDIAVMGCIVNGPGEMADADYGYVGKQAGYISLYRGREEIKKVPEDQGVQELIELIKADGRWVEP, from the coding sequence ATGCAAACCCTGGAAACCCCCAAAACCACCCCTGAATTTGATACCACCATTCACCGTCGCCAAACCCGTCCCGTCAAAGTGGCAGATGTCACCATTGGGGGAGGTCATCCCGTGGTGGTACAATCCATGATTAATGAGGATACCCTAGATATTGATGGGTCAGTGGCCGCCATTCGTCGCTTACATGAAATTGGTTGCGAAATTGTGCGGGTAACAGTTCCCAGTATGGCCCATGCTAAAGCCTTAGCAGAAATTAAAGCAAAATTAGCCCAAGTTTATCAACCCGTTCCCCTCGTGGCGGATGTGCATCATAATGGCCTAAAAATTGCCCTAGAAGTGGCCAAGCACGTCGATAAAGTCCGCATTAACCCAGGATTATATGTCTTTGAGAAACCCAGTCCTACCCGTAGCGAATACACCCAGGCAGAATTTAAAGAAATTGGTGATAAAATCCGCGAAACCCTAGAACCTTTGGTTATTTCCCTGCGAGATCAAGGAAAAGCCATGAGAATTGGGGTTAATCATGGTTCTTTGGCAGAAAGGATGTTATTTACTTATGGAGATACCCCCGAAGGGATGGTAGAATCTGCCTTAGAATTCATCCGCATTTGTGAATCTCTCAATTTTTATAATATTGTGATCTCCATGAAAGCATCCCGTGTTCCTGTCATGTTAGCGGCCTACCGCCTCATGGTCAAACGGATGGATGAGTTAGGCATGGATTATCCCCTACATTTAGGGGTAACAGAAGCAGGAGACGGAGAATATGGCCGAATTAAGTCTACGGCAGGAATTGGAACCCTTTTAGCGGAAGGAATTGGGGATACAATTCGCGTTTCTTTAACGGAGGCCCCGGAAAAAGAAATCCCGGTTTGTTATAGTATTCTTCAGGCTCTGGGACTGCGTAAAACCATGGTGGAATATGTAGCCTGTCCTTCTTGTGGTCGTACTTTGTTTAATTTGGAAGAAGTATTACATAAGGTACGAGAAGCGACGAAACATCTCACAGGGTTAGATATTGCTGTTATGGGATGTATTGTTAATGGCCCTGGAGAAATGGCCGATGCTGACTATGGTTATGTAGGTAAGCAAGCGGGTTATATTTCCTTGTATCGGGGACGGGAAGAAATTAAAAAAGTACCTGAAGACCAAGGGGTTCAAGAATTAATTGAATTAATTAAAGCGGATGGCCGCTGGGTTGAACCTTAA